One part of the Mycobacterium marinum genome encodes these proteins:
- a CDS encoding nuclear transport factor 2 family protein: MSSTHPAHEAGRRSREAVTARDKQAWLAVFADDAVVEDPIGPSAFDPEGKGHRGRAAISAFWDKAIEPTTRIEFFFRDTYQCGNEEANVGHILITTGDYQVTAEGVFTYKANDAGQLVALRAYWEMDRAAATTRKA; this comes from the coding sequence GTGAGTTCCACACATCCCGCCCACGAAGCCGGCCGCAGATCCCGGGAAGCGGTCACGGCCCGCGACAAGCAAGCCTGGCTGGCAGTGTTCGCCGACGACGCGGTCGTCGAAGACCCCATCGGCCCGTCCGCCTTCGATCCCGAGGGAAAGGGTCACCGGGGCCGTGCCGCGATATCAGCCTTTTGGGACAAGGCGATCGAGCCCACCACCAGAATCGAGTTTTTCTTCCGCGACACTTACCAGTGCGGCAACGAGGAGGCCAACGTCGGCCACATCCTGATCACCACCGGTGACTACCAGGTCACGGCGGAAGGTGTGTTCACCTACAAGGCCAACGACGCGGGACAATTGGTGGCCCTGCGCGCCTACTGGGAGATGGACCGGGCCGCCGCGACCACCAGAAAGGCTTAG
- a CDS encoding NHL repeat-containing protein, with protein MAGVGFRMSPRKWARAAMAGGAVVVVAILAVSAYLIFKPSGKTPSDQLDRSAASAAAQPTQTTLHFNPSGPAAVAVDSLDTVYVADSGNRLVQKLTAGSSKPVTVRIGEPITPGGVAVDRHDVVYVIDGAANRVLKVPAGSTTPVELPFTGLADPHGLAFDSVDTCYVVDHVNNNVLKLPAGSTTPSELGFTGLDRPYDVAANNVGTVYVTDSGHNRVLALATGATQPVELPFTGLNFPAGVAVDLNGNIYVADLNNNRVVRLDAATHEQTVLPFDDLFSPTDVAVDNHGSVYVIDYHDRVLKLPAQSNSRHES; from the coding sequence ATGGCGGGTGTCGGGTTCAGAATGTCGCCGCGGAAATGGGCAAGAGCCGCGATGGCCGGTGGCGCGGTAGTAGTCGTGGCGATTCTCGCGGTCAGCGCCTATTTGATCTTCAAACCATCCGGCAAGACGCCCTCCGATCAGCTCGACCGGTCGGCCGCCAGTGCCGCGGCCCAACCCACCCAGACCACCCTGCATTTCAACCCGTCCGGCCCCGCTGCGGTGGCCGTGGACAGTCTCGACACGGTGTACGTCGCCGACTCGGGCAATAGGCTGGTGCAGAAACTCACCGCCGGATCCAGCAAACCGGTCACGGTTCGGATCGGCGAGCCGATAACGCCGGGCGGTGTTGCGGTCGACCGCCACGATGTCGTCTATGTGATCGATGGAGCCGCCAACCGGGTATTGAAGGTGCCGGCCGGCTCCACAACCCCGGTCGAACTCCCGTTCACGGGCCTTGCCGACCCACACGGTTTGGCCTTCGACAGCGTCGACACCTGCTACGTCGTCGACCACGTCAACAACAACGTGCTGAAACTGCCCGCGGGCTCGACCACCCCCAGCGAACTCGGCTTCACCGGCCTGGACCGTCCCTACGATGTGGCAGCAAACAACGTCGGTACCGTCTATGTCACCGACAGCGGCCACAACCGGGTATTGGCGCTGGCCACGGGTGCGACACAGCCGGTAGAACTCCCTTTCACCGGCCTCAATTTCCCGGCTGGCGTAGCGGTGGATCTCAACGGCAACATCTATGTGGCCGACCTGAACAACAACCGGGTGGTGCGGCTGGATGCCGCTACGCACGAACAGACCGTCCTACCTTTCGACGATCTCTTTTCCCCGACCGACGTCGCGGTGGACAACCACGGTTCTGTCTATGTGATCGACTACCACGACCGGGTGCTGAAACTGCCCGCACAGTCCAACAGCCGCCATGAGTCCTGA
- a CDS encoding NHL repeat-containing protein, whose protein sequence is MAGIGFGASPRKWRKLAITGGAIVVVAILAVTGYLIFKPSGQAPVKRVDLSTAADQPAQIKLHFHLADPDGVALDSFDTVYVADSGNMLVQKLPAGSNTPSAFPISAKIVPGGVAVDRHNAVYVIDAAANRVLKVPPDSTIPIELPFTGLADPHGLAFDSADTCYVVDHVNNNVLKLPAGSSTPSELGFTGLDRPYDVAADNADTVYVTDSGHNRVVALAAGATQPVDLPFTGLNFPAGVTVDLSGNVYVADLNNNRVVRMDAATHEQSVLPFKDLFSPTDVAVDSQGSVYVIDYRDRVLKLPAQSNSRHAR, encoded by the coding sequence ATGGCGGGTATCGGATTCGGGGCGTCGCCACGCAAGTGGCGAAAGCTGGCGATTACCGGTGGCGCGATAGTTGTCGTCGCGATTCTCGCGGTCACCGGCTACCTGATCTTCAAGCCATCGGGCCAAGCGCCGGTCAAACGGGTCGACCTATCCACCGCCGCCGACCAACCCGCCCAGATCAAGCTGCATTTCCACCTGGCGGATCCGGACGGGGTCGCCCTGGACAGTTTCGATACGGTCTACGTCGCCGACTCGGGCAATATGCTGGTGCAGAAGCTGCCTGCCGGATCCAACACCCCGTCGGCGTTTCCGATCTCGGCCAAGATAGTTCCGGGCGGCGTAGCGGTGGACCGTCACAATGCCGTCTATGTGATAGACGCAGCTGCCAACCGGGTGTTGAAGGTTCCGCCCGACTCCACAATCCCGATCGAGCTGCCGTTCACGGGCCTTGCCGACCCACACGGCTTGGCCTTTGACAGCGCGGACACCTGCTACGTCGTCGACCACGTCAACAACAACGTGCTGAAACTGCCCGCTGGCTCGAGCACCCCCAGCGAGCTGGGTTTCACCGGCCTGGACCGTCCCTACGATGTGGCAGCCGACAACGCCGACACCGTCTATGTCACCGACAGCGGACACAACCGGGTGGTGGCGCTGGCCGCAGGCGCGACACAGCCGGTGGACCTCCCGTTCACCGGCCTCAACTTCCCCGCTGGGGTGACCGTGGACCTGAGCGGCAACGTCTATGTGGCCGACCTGAACAACAACCGGGTGGTGCGGATGGATGCCGCCACACACGAACAGTCCGTGCTGCCTTTCAAGGATCTCTTTTCCCCGACCGACGTGGCAGTCGATAGTCAGGGGTCGGTCTATGTCATCGACTATCGCGACCGGGTGCTGAAACTGCCTGCGCAGTCCAACAGCCGCCACGCTCGCTGA
- a CDS encoding PE family protein → MAVVVSPAILATTSDKALTIGSLIREANRLAEFATTQLAPAAGDEISAAVATLFACYGQTYQTLGIAAARFHDEFVGNLRAAATSYASAEATNASLAHDLLNTVNAPA, encoded by the coding sequence ATGGCGGTCGTTGTCAGCCCGGCGATCCTGGCAACGACGAGCGACAAGGCGCTGACCATCGGGTCACTGATCCGCGAAGCCAACAGACTGGCGGAATTCGCCACCACCCAGCTTGCGCCCGCGGCCGGTGACGAGATCTCGGCGGCAGTTGCGACATTGTTCGCCTGTTACGGCCAGACGTATCAAACGCTCGGCATCGCGGCCGCGAGGTTTCACGACGAGTTCGTGGGCAACCTGCGCGCGGCCGCGACGTCCTATGCCAGCGCCGAGGCCACCAACGCCTCACTCGCCCACGACCTGCTGAACACGGTGAACGCACCCGCCTAG
- a CDS encoding gamma carbonic anhydrase family protein, whose product MPLFSFEGRSPRVDPTAFVAPTATLIGDVTVEAGASVWFNAVLRGDYAPVVIREGANVQDGSVLHAPPGIPVDIGPGATVAHLCVIHGVHVGAEALIANHATVLDGAVIGARCLVAAHSLVVGGTQIPEGMLVSGAPAKVKGPIAGTGAEMWVNVNPQAYRDLAARHMAGLEPL is encoded by the coding sequence ATGCCGCTATTTTCGTTTGAGGGTCGCTCCCCGCGCGTTGATCCCACCGCGTTCGTAGCGCCAACCGCGACGCTGATCGGCGACGTCACCGTCGAGGCGGGGGCGTCGGTGTGGTTCAACGCCGTGCTACGAGGCGACTACGCGCCCGTCGTGATACGGGAGGGCGCCAATGTGCAAGACGGGTCCGTGTTGCATGCACCGCCAGGCATCCCGGTCGACATCGGCCCGGGCGCAACGGTGGCGCACCTGTGCGTGATTCATGGCGTCCACGTCGGGGCTGAGGCGCTAATCGCCAACCACGCAACGGTTCTCGACGGTGCCGTGATCGGCGCGCGCTGTCTGGTCGCCGCGCATTCGTTGGTGGTGGGCGGCACTCAGATTCCGGAGGGGATGCTGGTCAGCGGGGCACCGGCCAAGGTGAAAGGACCGATTGCCGGAACCGGCGCGGAGATGTGGGTCAATGTCAATCCGCAGGCCTATCGCGACCTGGCGGCGCGACACATGGCCGGGCTGGAGCCGCTCTAA
- a CDS encoding Rieske 2Fe-2S domain-containing protein translates to MSTDTTAVGVREIDAGILPNRYARGWHCLGVAKDFMDGKPHGVEAFGTKLVVFTDSHGDLKILDSYCRHMGGDLSEGTIKGDEVACPFHDWRWGGDGRCKLVPYAKRTPRMARTRSWTTDVRGGLLFVWHDHEGNPPDPAVRIPEIPEAASDDWTQWRWNRILIEGSNCRDIIDNVTDMAHFFYIHFGLPTYFKNVFEGHIASQYLHNVGRPDVDDLGTAYGEAHLDSEASYFGPSFMINWLHNSYGGYKSESILINCHYPVTQDSFVLQWGVIVEKPKGMDEKMTDKLSRVFTEGVSKGFLQDVEIWKHKTRIDNPLLVEEDGAVYQMRRWYEQFYVDAADVTPEMVERFEMEVDTTRANEFWRAEVQQNLETKKLQEQQAESVPDDAPAEQH, encoded by the coding sequence GTGAGTACCGACACAACTGCCGTCGGCGTCCGGGAGATCGACGCCGGCATCTTGCCGAACAGGTATGCGCGCGGCTGGCATTGCCTGGGCGTTGCCAAGGACTTCATGGACGGTAAGCCCCATGGAGTGGAGGCGTTCGGCACCAAGCTGGTGGTGTTCACCGACTCCCACGGGGACCTGAAGATCCTCGACAGCTATTGCCGGCACATGGGTGGTGACCTGTCGGAGGGCACCATCAAGGGCGACGAGGTGGCCTGCCCGTTCCACGATTGGCGCTGGGGCGGTGACGGCCGCTGCAAGTTGGTGCCCTACGCCAAGCGCACGCCCCGGATGGCGCGCACCCGGTCGTGGACGACGGATGTCCGTGGTGGGCTGCTCTTCGTCTGGCACGACCACGAAGGCAACCCACCCGACCCCGCGGTCCGCATCCCCGAGATTCCCGAGGCCGCGAGCGATGACTGGACCCAGTGGCGGTGGAACCGGATTCTCATCGAGGGCTCCAACTGCCGCGACATCATCGACAACGTCACCGACATGGCGCACTTCTTCTACATCCACTTCGGGCTGCCGACCTACTTCAAGAACGTCTTCGAAGGCCACATCGCATCGCAGTATCTGCACAACGTCGGGCGCCCCGATGTTGACGATCTCGGAACCGCTTACGGTGAAGCGCACTTGGATTCGGAAGCGTCGTATTTCGGGCCGTCGTTCATGATCAACTGGCTGCACAACAGCTACGGCGGGTACAAGTCCGAGTCGATTCTGATCAACTGCCACTACCCGGTGACCCAGGACTCATTCGTGCTGCAGTGGGGTGTCATCGTCGAAAAGCCCAAGGGCATGGACGAAAAGATGACCGACAAGCTGTCGCGGGTGTTTACCGAAGGTGTCAGCAAGGGCTTCTTGCAGGACGTCGAGATCTGGAAGCACAAGACCCGCATCGACAATCCCCTGCTGGTCGAAGAAGACGGCGCCGTTTATCAGATGCGACGCTGGTATGAGCAGTTCTACGTGGATGCCGCCGACGTCACCCCGGAGATGGTGGAACGCTTCGAGATGGAAGTCGACACCACCCGCGCCAACGAGTTCTGGCGGGCCGAGGTCCAACAGAATCTGGAGACAAAGAAGCTCCAGGAGCAGCAGGCCGAATCGGTGCCCGACGACGCGCCCGCCGAGCAACACTGA
- a CDS encoding sulfotransferase family protein, whose translation MADRTDVGTVDELHASATKLVGLDDFGSDQDNYREALEVLLDSYRREAGLTVLGSKMNRFFLRGALVARLLSEAAWKQYPQYAEVPIQRPIFVTGLVRTGTTALHRLLGADPAHQGLHMWLAEFPQPRPPRETWETNPFYRQLDAQFTQHHKDNPGYTGLHFMAAYELEECWQLLRQSLHSVSYETLAHLPSYAQWLAKQDWTPSYQRHRKNLQLIGLNDAEKRWVLKNPSHLFALDALMASYPDALVIQTHRPVETIMASMCSLAQHTSEGWSTNFVGAQIGADAMETWSRGLQRFDSARTNYDPAQFYDVDYRDLIADPMGTVADIYRHFGLTLTDEARAAMAKIHAESQTGERAPKHRYSLADYGLTAEAVKERFAGF comes from the coding sequence ATGGCCGATCGCACCGATGTCGGAACCGTCGACGAGCTGCATGCATCGGCTACCAAACTGGTCGGGCTGGACGATTTTGGCAGTGACCAGGACAACTATCGCGAAGCGCTGGAGGTGCTGCTGGACTCCTATCGGCGCGAGGCCGGACTCACCGTGCTGGGCAGCAAGATGAACCGATTCTTCCTGCGCGGCGCCCTGGTTGCCCGGCTGCTGTCCGAAGCCGCATGGAAGCAGTACCCGCAATACGCCGAAGTGCCGATCCAGCGGCCCATCTTCGTGACCGGCCTGGTGCGGACCGGCACCACGGCGTTGCACCGACTGCTTGGTGCCGACCCGGCCCACCAGGGTCTACACATGTGGCTGGCCGAGTTCCCGCAGCCGCGCCCGCCCCGCGAGACATGGGAGACAAACCCGTTCTACCGCCAGCTCGACGCCCAGTTCACCCAGCACCACAAGGACAATCCCGGCTATACCGGCCTGCACTTCATGGCCGCCTACGAGCTGGAGGAGTGCTGGCAGCTACTGCGGCAGTCGTTGCATTCGGTGTCGTATGAGACCCTCGCCCACCTGCCCAGCTATGCGCAGTGGCTGGCAAAGCAAGACTGGACACCGTCGTATCAACGGCACCGGAAAAACCTTCAGCTCATCGGGCTCAACGATGCCGAAAAACGCTGGGTGCTAAAGAATCCCAGTCATCTGTTCGCATTGGATGCGTTGATGGCCAGCTATCCCGACGCGCTGGTGATACAGACCCACCGCCCGGTCGAGACGATCATGGCCTCGATGTGCTCGTTGGCCCAGCACACTTCCGAAGGCTGGTCGACGAACTTCGTCGGCGCCCAGATCGGTGCCGACGCAATGGAGACCTGGTCGCGCGGCCTGCAGCGGTTCGATTCCGCCCGAACCAATTACGACCCAGCGCAGTTCTACGACGTCGACTATCGGGATCTGATTGCCGACCCGATGGGGACGGTGGCCGACATCTATCGGCACTTTGGCCTGACACTGACCGATGAGGCTCGAGCGGCGATGGCAAAGATCCACGCCGAGAGTCAGACCGGTGAGCGCGCGCCCAAGCATAGGTACTCGCTGGCCGACTACGGCCTGACCGCCGAAGCTGTCAAGGAGCGGTTCGCCGGGTTCTGA
- a CDS encoding SDR family oxidoreductase, whose amino-acid sequence MPGLLDGKTLVISGVGPGLGTTLAHRCAAEGADLVLAARSGDRLDELAKQIIDKGRQAIAVRADITDDDQVSNLVDATLEAYGKIDVLVNNAFRVPSMKPLAETTFQHIRDAIELSALGALRVIAGFTRALAETNGSIVNVNSMVLRHSQPKFGAYKMAKSTLLAMSHSLAAELGVKGIRVNSVAPGYIWGDTLQGYFEHQAGKYGTTVEQIYQATAAQSDLKRLPTEDEVASAILFMASDLSSGITGQTLDVNCGEYHT is encoded by the coding sequence ATGCCAGGTTTACTTGACGGAAAGACCCTTGTCATCAGCGGAGTGGGGCCGGGACTGGGGACCACCCTGGCGCATCGGTGCGCGGCCGAGGGGGCCGACCTCGTGCTGGCCGCCCGCAGTGGCGATCGCCTCGATGAACTTGCCAAGCAGATCATCGACAAGGGGCGACAAGCCATCGCGGTTCGCGCCGACATCACCGACGACGATCAGGTGAGCAACCTGGTCGATGCCACGCTCGAGGCATACGGGAAGATCGACGTGCTGGTCAACAACGCGTTTCGGGTGCCATCGATGAAACCGTTGGCCGAGACCACATTTCAACATATTCGGGATGCGATCGAGCTGAGCGCGCTGGGGGCGCTGCGCGTCATTGCGGGCTTCACCCGGGCGCTGGCCGAAACCAATGGTTCGATCGTCAACGTCAACTCGATGGTGCTACGGCACTCGCAGCCCAAGTTCGGCGCCTACAAGATGGCCAAGTCGACATTGCTGGCGATGTCACACTCGCTGGCAGCGGAACTCGGTGTGAAGGGCATTCGGGTAAATTCCGTTGCGCCGGGCTACATCTGGGGTGACACGCTGCAGGGCTACTTCGAGCACCAGGCCGGCAAGTACGGAACCACGGTGGAGCAGATCTACCAAGCCACGGCCGCGCAGAGTGATCTCAAGCGACTCCCGACCGAGGACGAGGTGGCGTCGGCGATCCTGTTCATGGCCAGCGACCTGTCCAGCGGCATCACCGGGCAGACCCTGGACGTCAACTGCGGGGAGTACCACACCTGA
- the dmpG gene encoding 4-hydroxy-2-oxovalerate aldolase: MTGIWDVRITDTSLRDGSHHKRHQFIKEEVGAIVAALDAAGVPVIEVTHGDGLGGSSFNYGFSKTPEQELIKLAAQTAKEAKIAFLMLPGVGTKEDIKEAQDNGGSICRIATHCTEADVSIQHFGLARELGLETVGFLMMAHTIAPEKLAAQARIMADAGCQCVYVVDSAGALVLDGVADRVAALVAELGEDAQVGFHGHENLGLGVANSVEAVRAGAKQIDGSVRRFGAGAGNAPVEALIGVFDKIGVKTGIDFFDIADAAEDVVRPAMPAECLLDRNALIMGYSGVYSSFLKHAVRQSERYGVPAHQLLHRAGQRKLIGGQEDQLIDIALEIKREQESGQVASRR; this comes from the coding sequence ATGACCGGGATCTGGGATGTGCGCATCACCGACACGTCGTTGCGCGACGGGTCGCACCACAAACGCCACCAGTTCATTAAGGAGGAGGTCGGCGCCATCGTGGCGGCCCTGGATGCCGCCGGGGTGCCGGTGATCGAGGTGACCCACGGCGACGGGCTGGGCGGGTCGAGCTTCAACTACGGCTTCTCCAAAACGCCCGAGCAGGAACTGATCAAGCTGGCCGCCCAGACGGCCAAGGAAGCCAAGATCGCGTTTTTGATGCTGCCCGGGGTCGGCACCAAAGAAGACATCAAAGAAGCGCAAGACAACGGTGGATCCATCTGCCGGATTGCCACCCACTGCACCGAGGCCGACGTCTCGATCCAGCATTTCGGGCTGGCCCGCGAGCTGGGCCTGGAAACCGTCGGGTTCTTGATGATGGCCCACACGATTGCGCCCGAGAAACTGGCCGCCCAGGCCCGCATCATGGCCGACGCCGGCTGCCAGTGCGTCTATGTCGTCGACTCCGCCGGCGCCCTGGTGCTCGACGGCGTCGCCGACCGGGTTGCCGCGCTGGTCGCCGAACTCGGCGAGGACGCCCAGGTGGGCTTTCACGGGCATGAGAACCTCGGCCTGGGGGTGGCCAACTCGGTAGAGGCGGTGCGTGCCGGTGCCAAGCAGATCGACGGCAGCGTGCGCCGGTTCGGCGCGGGCGCGGGCAATGCGCCGGTCGAAGCCCTGATCGGGGTGTTCGACAAGATCGGCGTCAAGACCGGTATCGACTTCTTCGACATCGCCGACGCCGCCGAAGACGTGGTGCGCCCGGCCATGCCCGCCGAATGCCTGCTCGACCGCAATGCGCTGATCATGGGCTACTCCGGGGTGTATTCCAGCTTCCTCAAGCACGCCGTTCGCCAATCCGAGCGCTACGGTGTTCCCGCGCATCAGCTGTTGCACCGGGCCGGTCAGCGCAAGCTCATCGGTGGCCAGGAAGATCAGCTCATCGACATCGCACTGGAAATCAAGCGCGAGCAGGAAAGCGGCCAGGTCGCTAGCCGTCGGTGA
- a CDS encoding acetaldehyde dehydrogenase (acetylating): MPSKASVAIVGSGNISTDLLYKLLRSDWLEPRWMVGIDPQSEGLARARKLGLETTHEGVDWLLAQSDKPDLVFEATSAYVHKAAAPKYAAAGIRAIDLTPAAVGPAVVPPANLREHLDAPNVNMITCGGQATIPIVYAVSRAVADLGGVPYAEIVASVASVSAGPGTRANIDEFTKTTSKGVETIGGARRGKAIIILNPADPPMIMRDTIFCAIPEDADRDAIAASIHEVVAQVQTYVPGYRLLNEPQFDEPSINSGGQAVVTTFVEVEGAGDYLPPYAGNLDIMTAAATKVGEEIAKETLAVSGGKR; the protein is encoded by the coding sequence ATGCCGTCGAAGGCAAGTGTGGCCATTGTTGGGTCCGGAAATATCAGCACCGACCTGCTCTACAAACTGCTGCGATCCGACTGGCTGGAACCGCGCTGGATGGTGGGGATCGACCCGCAGAGTGAGGGTTTGGCGCGGGCCCGCAAGTTGGGTCTGGAGACCACCCACGAGGGCGTGGATTGGTTGTTGGCCCAGTCGGACAAGCCCGATCTGGTGTTCGAGGCGACCAGTGCCTATGTGCACAAGGCGGCGGCGCCGAAGTATGCGGCCGCCGGAATCCGGGCGATTGACTTGACGCCGGCGGCGGTGGGTCCCGCGGTGGTTCCGCCGGCCAACCTGCGCGAGCACCTGGATGCCCCCAACGTCAACATGATCACCTGCGGGGGACAGGCGACCATTCCGATCGTGTACGCGGTGTCGCGAGCGGTTGCCGATCTGGGCGGGGTTCCCTACGCCGAGATCGTGGCGTCGGTGGCCTCGGTCTCGGCAGGGCCCGGGACCCGGGCCAACATCGACGAGTTCACCAAGACCACCAGCAAAGGTGTCGAGACGATCGGCGGCGCCCGGCGCGGTAAGGCGATCATCATTTTGAACCCGGCCGATCCGCCGATGATCATGCGGGACACGATCTTTTGCGCCATCCCCGAAGACGCCGACCGCGACGCGATCGCGGCCTCGATTCATGAGGTCGTGGCCCAGGTGCAGACCTATGTGCCCGGGTACCGGTTGCTCAACGAGCCGCAGTTCGACGAGCCGTCGATCAACTCCGGTGGCCAGGCGGTGGTGACCACGTTCGTCGAGGTCGAAGGCGCTGGCGATTATCTGCCGCCCTACGCGGGCAATCTGGACATCATGACCGCGGCGGCGACCAAGGTCGGCGAGGAGATCGCCAAGGAGACGCTGGCCGTGTCAGGAGGAAAGCGATGA
- a CDS encoding 2-keto-4-pentenoate hydratase, producing MLADSTRDKIAADLAQAERSRQPITPLTPSYPDIDVVDAYQIQLINIRRRVAEGGRVVGHKVGLSSPVMQQMMGVDEPDYGHLLDNMRVFEDAPVRTANYLYPRVEVEVGFILAADLPGADCTEDDVLAATEALVPSIELIDTRIKDWQIKICDTIADNASAAGFVLGAARVSPAEVDVKAIDAVLTRNGELAAEGRSDAVLGNPATAVAWLARKVEGFGVRLRKGDIVLPGSCTFAVDANAGDEFVADFTGLGSVRLSFQ from the coding sequence ATGCTGGCTGATTCGACCCGGGACAAGATTGCCGCCGACTTGGCGCAAGCCGAACGGAGCCGTCAGCCGATAACCCCGTTGACGCCGTCCTACCCGGATATCGACGTGGTCGACGCCTACCAGATCCAGCTGATCAACATTCGTCGGCGGGTCGCCGAAGGAGGCCGAGTGGTGGGCCACAAGGTCGGCCTGTCCTCGCCGGTGATGCAGCAGATGATGGGTGTCGACGAGCCTGACTACGGGCACCTGCTCGACAACATGCGGGTGTTCGAGGACGCCCCGGTGCGGACGGCGAACTACCTGTATCCCCGGGTGGAGGTCGAGGTCGGCTTCATCCTGGCCGCCGACCTGCCGGGCGCCGACTGCACCGAGGACGACGTGTTGGCGGCCACCGAGGCCCTGGTTCCCTCGATCGAGTTGATCGACACCAGGATCAAGGATTGGCAGATCAAGATCTGCGACACCATCGCTGACAACGCATCGGCCGCGGGCTTCGTGCTGGGTGCGGCGCGGGTGTCCCCGGCGGAGGTGGACGTGAAGGCGATCGACGCGGTCCTGACTCGCAACGGCGAGCTGGCCGCCGAGGGGCGCAGCGACGCGGTGCTGGGCAACCCGGCCACCGCGGTGGCGTGGTTGGCCCGCAAGGTCGAGGGGTTTGGCGTGCGGTTACGCAAGGGCGACATCGTGCTGCCGGGGTCGTGCACGTTCGCCGTCGACGCGAACGCCGGTGACGAGTTCGTTGCCGATTTCACGGGCCTGGGTTCGGTTCGCTTGTCGTTCCAATAG